Proteins encoded by one window of Orbaceae bacterium BiB:
- a CDS encoding U32 family peptidase has protein sequence MKYALGPVLYYWPKTETEKFYHAAMQSEADIIYMGETVCTKRREMKVADWISLAKEVAKSGKQVVISTLALLEAPSEINEMRQLINNGDFLIEANDLAAINLAQEHNLPFVAGPAINAYNAYTLKLLQKQGMIRWCMPVELSRDWLRNVLTQFDELKIERKFEVEVFSYGYLPLAYSARCFTARSEDKPKDKCETCCIKYPVGREVFSQEQQKVFVLNGIQTQSGYCYNLGNNLQDMKGLVDIVRISPLGLETLDVVKQFKANESGLAPLTTANGRDCNGYWNGIAGLELS, from the coding sequence ATGAAATATGCCTTGGGCCCAGTGTTATATTATTGGCCTAAAACAGAGACTGAAAAATTCTATCATGCCGCAATGCAAAGTGAAGCAGACATCATTTATATGGGTGAAACCGTTTGCACTAAACGACGCGAAATGAAAGTTGCAGATTGGATTAGTTTAGCTAAAGAAGTTGCAAAATCAGGTAAACAGGTCGTTATATCAACCTTAGCGTTATTAGAAGCACCGTCTGAAATTAATGAGATGCGTCAATTAATTAATAATGGTGATTTTTTAATTGAAGCAAATGATTTAGCTGCAATAAACTTAGCACAAGAACATAACCTGCCTTTTGTAGCGGGCCCAGCAATAAATGCCTATAACGCTTATACCCTAAAACTATTACAAAAACAGGGGATGATTCGTTGGTGTATGCCGGTTGAACTATCAAGAGACTGGTTGCGTAATGTATTAACGCAGTTTGATGAGCTTAAAATAGAGCGTAAATTTGAAGTTGAAGTATTCAGTTATGGATATTTACCATTAGCTTATTCTGCCCGTTGTTTTACAGCGAGATCTGAAGATAAACCTAAAGATAAATGTGAAACTTGCTGTATTAAATACCCTGTTGGTCGCGAAGTTTTTTCTCAAGAACAACAAAAAGTATTTGTCCTTAATGGTATTCAGACCCAAAGTGGTTATTGCTATAATTTAGGCAATAATTTACAAGATATGAAAGGATTAGTTGATATCGTTCGTATATCACCACTAGGGCTCGAAACACTGGATGTTGTAAAACAGTTTAAAGCTAATGAGTCAGGTCTCGCTCCGTTAACCACGGCTAATGGCAGAGACTGTAATGGATATTGGAATGGTATCGCAGGGCTTGAGTTGTCATAA
- a CDS encoding peptidase U32 family protein: MELLCPAGSLPALKTAIDNGADAVYIGLKDDTNARHFAGLNFNEQRLFEASDYVHSKGKKLHIAINTFAHPENFIRWKNAVDMAAKIGADALIIADLAMLEYAAETYPHIERHVSVQASSTNIESIKFFHNNFKPHRIVLPRVLSMHQVKQLSQVSPIPLEVFAFGSLCIMAEGRCYLSSYLTGESPNTVGACSPAKYVRWEETERGLESRLNNVLIDCHKKGENAGYPTLCKGRYFVDNTLYHPIEEPTSLNTLELLPELFAANIASVKIEGRQRSPAYVAQVTKVWRQAIDSYRANPSSYQAQKTWMDELGAVSEGSQTTLGAYHRKWQ; encoded by the coding sequence ATGGAACTATTATGCCCTGCTGGTTCACTTCCGGCATTAAAAACTGCAATCGATAATGGCGCTGATGCCGTTTATATTGGTTTAAAAGATGATACAAATGCCCGCCACTTTGCAGGCCTTAATTTCAACGAACAACGTTTATTTGAAGCCTCAGATTATGTACATAGCAAAGGTAAGAAATTGCATATTGCTATCAACACTTTTGCTCACCCTGAAAATTTTATTCGTTGGAAAAATGCGGTTGATATGGCTGCTAAAATTGGCGCTGACGCACTTATTATTGCCGATCTTGCCATGCTTGAATATGCGGCAGAGACGTATCCACATATCGAACGTCATGTATCGGTACAAGCTTCATCAACCAATATAGAGTCGATCAAATTTTTCCATAATAACTTTAAACCACACCGAATCGTATTACCTCGTGTTTTATCTATGCACCAAGTGAAACAACTATCACAAGTTAGTCCAATCCCACTTGAGGTTTTCGCTTTTGGTAGTTTATGTATTATGGCTGAAGGTCGTTGTTATCTTTCATCGTATTTGACAGGTGAATCCCCTAATACCGTTGGCGCATGTTCACCAGCAAAATATGTTCGCTGGGAGGAGACAGAAAGAGGTCTTGAGTCTCGTTTGAATAACGTGCTAATTGATTGCCATAAAAAAGGCGAAAATGCCGGTTATCCAACATTATGTAAAGGTCGCTATTTTGTTGATAATACTCTTTATCATCCTATTGAGGAACCAACCAGTTTAAATACGCTAGAACTTTTACCTGAATTATTTGCTGCTAATATTGCATCGGTGAAAATAGAGGGTCGTCAACGTAGCCCTGCTTATGTAGCACAAGTAACCAAAGTGTGGCGACAAGCAATCGACAGCTATCGAGCAAACCCGTCTTCATATCAAGCACAAAAAACATGGATGGATGAATTAGGCGCGGTATCAGAAGGTAGCCAAACAACGCTTGGCGCATATCACCGTAAATGGCAATAA
- a CDS encoding LacI family DNA-binding transcriptional regulator, with product MPNSKITLTKIAKKAGVSVTSVSRVVHAPHLTSRETQERVHQAIGLLGFNASVFKPYSQLPYSKKILIIDNQLITGSLINKGIESKAKELGYKLLYLRFFYFNEQEIQQIISYTINHQVDGILLINDSPYLLALQQYQHALPPIVLVNHFSLYFPCVYFDHLSNAYQATQYLTDKGHRKIAILLGSLDKDETQHLVQGYQQALKRLNSLSSDNYMVYDCINYSASYKALKRLMQLPFPPTAIICCDHLNLNYIDREKLFVDDKFDETISTDSAICGVIDQCRIMNINIPADLSLVQFIHHKGHKPYSPLNHICAVYKPLVEMGEEAISLLLNLQHPDYRGNNKRLISTEISNRHSTATLL from the coding sequence ATGCCAAATTCAAAAATTACGTTAACTAAAATTGCTAAAAAAGCGGGTGTATCGGTAACATCTGTCTCTAGAGTTGTTCATGCTCCTCATTTAACTTCGCGGGAAACCCAAGAAAGGGTTCATCAAGCAATTGGCTTGTTAGGATTTAATGCTTCGGTATTTAAACCTTATAGTCAGTTACCTTATAGTAAAAAAATACTGATTATTGATAATCAATTAATTACGGGGAGTTTAATTAATAAAGGTATTGAGTCAAAAGCAAAAGAATTAGGTTATAAATTACTTTATTTACGATTCTTCTATTTTAATGAACAAGAGATTCAGCAAATTATCAGTTACACCATTAATCATCAAGTGGATGGGATATTACTCATTAATGATTCGCCTTATTTATTAGCGTTACAACAATATCAACATGCGTTACCACCAATAGTACTCGTTAATCATTTCTCATTATATTTTCCATGTGTTTATTTTGATCATCTATCGAATGCTTATCAGGCCACCCAATATTTAACCGATAAAGGGCATAGAAAAATTGCGATTTTACTAGGGAGTCTTGATAAAGATGAAACTCAACATCTTGTGCAAGGTTATCAACAAGCGCTTAAACGTTTAAATAGCCTGTCTTCTGATAATTATATGGTCTATGACTGTATTAATTACTCAGCGAGTTATAAAGCGCTTAAACGATTAATGCAACTACCATTTCCACCAACTGCTATCATTTGTTGTGATCATCTTAATTTAAACTATATTGATCGTGAAAAATTATTCGTTGATGATAAATTTGATGAAACAATTTCGACAGATAGCGCTATTTGTGGTGTTATTGATCAATGTAGAATAATGAATATTAATATTCCAGCTGATCTATCTTTAGTGCAATTTATTCATCACAAAGGTCATAAACCATATAGCCCACTTAACCATATTTGTGCGGTATATAAACCATTGGTTGAAATGGGAGAAGAGGCAATCTCATTATTATTGAATTTACAGCATCCCGATTATCGCGGTAATAATAAACGACTTATTTCTACTGAAATCAGTAACCGTCATTCGACGGCTACCTTATTATAA
- a CDS encoding NADPH:quinone reductase, whose product MAKRIQFSQYGDSRVLQYVDMHLNDPQEHEVLIENKAIGVNYIDTYVRNGLYPVPSLPSSLGTEGAGVVIKIGDKVTDFKIGDRIAYCQSSLGAYADFHLINENRLVKLPDSITFEQAAASMLKGLTVYYLLTQTYRLNAGEIFLFHAAAGGVGSIACQWAKIIGAKMIGTVGSDEKAVIARHNGAWQTINYHQEDVVKQVLKFTDNAKVNVVYDSIGKAMWLTSLDCLKRRGLMVSFGNSSGPVTDVNLGILNQKGSLYVTRPSLSGYITNKQQLQMAADQFFGYVASGAINITVSEQQKFALKDAAIAHDMMQNRQTTGSSILIP is encoded by the coding sequence ATGGCGAAGCGTATACAATTTTCTCAATATGGCGATAGTCGTGTTTTACAGTATGTTGATATGCATCTTAATGATCCTCAAGAACATGAAGTACTGATTGAAAATAAGGCAATCGGAGTTAACTATATTGATACCTATGTCCGAAATGGTCTTTATCCTGTTCCCTCTCTACCATCAAGTCTAGGTACTGAAGGTGCTGGCGTTGTAATCAAAATAGGTGATAAAGTCACTGATTTTAAGATCGGTGATCGAATTGCCTACTGTCAATCATCATTAGGTGCTTACGCTGATTTTCACCTAATTAATGAAAATCGGTTAGTAAAACTCCCTGACTCAATCACGTTTGAACAAGCCGCAGCATCAATGTTAAAAGGATTAACGGTTTACTATTTATTGACTCAAACATATCGACTAAATGCTGGTGAAATCTTTTTGTTCCATGCCGCTGCAGGTGGTGTTGGTTCGATTGCTTGCCAGTGGGCTAAGATTATTGGAGCCAAGATGATTGGTACGGTTGGGTCCGATGAAAAAGCAGTGATTGCGCGACACAATGGCGCATGGCAAACAATTAACTATCATCAAGAGGATGTCGTAAAACAAGTATTAAAATTCACCGACAATGCCAAAGTCAATGTTGTCTATGATTCTATTGGTAAAGCAATGTGGCTAACTTCATTAGATTGCTTAAAACGCCGAGGGCTGATGGTCAGCTTTGGTAATTCCTCAGGGCCGGTTACCGATGTAAATCTAGGTATTTTAAATCAAAAAGGTAGTTTGTATGTCACCAGACCGTCTCTTAGTGGCTATATTACCAATAAACAGCAGTTACAAATGGCTGCTGACCAATTTTTTGGTTATGTTGCAAGTGGTGCCATTAATATTACAGTTTCAGAACAACAAAAGTTTGCGTTAAAAGATGCCGCTATTGCTCATGATATGATGCAAAATAGACAAACAACAGGCTCAAGTATACTTATCCCGTAA
- the xseA gene encoding exodeoxyribonuclease VII large subunit: protein MLGNSSVLSVKDLNQMVKDLLSDAIGQIWLVGEISNFSKPASGHWYFTLKDDKAQVRCAMFRNSNFKTGFIPKDGQQVLVSASVTLYEARGEYQLVIDKLQLAGAGLLQQKFEQLKQKLQEEGLFASIHKKAIPKNISTIGIVTSSTGAALHDICQILKRRDPSLHIIIYPTLVQGDEAAAKIAKMIRLANMRNECDVLIVGRGGGSLEDLWPFNEEIVARAIFESQLPIISAVGHEVDFTIADFVADLRAATPSAAAELLSRDVQDQLKDLKSLEQQISMAIDNFILKKNEQLQKLRHQLQAQHPQVKLAKQQIDLLAKNRSLNTAMEQIILSYTNKLYQLENRINLLSPSNKIQYYRQIVVQKQQRLQALAHQYLTQAKHQIAIQASQLNTVSPLATLERGYSITTDSQNQVIRSAKQLKTGDIIATKMPKAIITSTVTAIKEN from the coding sequence ATGTTAGGAAATAGTTCTGTTTTATCAGTCAAAGATTTAAACCAAATGGTCAAGGACCTCCTAAGTGATGCTATAGGTCAAATCTGGCTAGTTGGTGAGATATCTAACTTTTCTAAACCCGCTTCTGGGCATTGGTATTTCACTCTTAAAGACGATAAAGCACAAGTACGATGTGCAATGTTTCGCAACAGTAACTTTAAAACGGGCTTTATTCCTAAAGATGGCCAACAAGTTTTAGTAAGCGCCTCTGTTACATTATATGAAGCAAGAGGTGAATACCAACTAGTTATTGATAAATTACAACTTGCTGGTGCTGGATTACTTCAACAAAAATTTGAACAGTTAAAACAAAAATTGCAAGAAGAAGGCTTATTTGCCAGCATACATAAAAAAGCGATTCCTAAAAATATCAGTACTATCGGTATTGTGACTTCATCAACTGGGGCGGCTTTGCATGATATTTGCCAAATTTTAAAGCGACGCGATCCAAGTTTACACATTATCATTTATCCAACGCTTGTTCAGGGCGATGAAGCAGCTGCAAAAATTGCCAAAATGATTCGTTTAGCTAATATGCGTAACGAATGTGATGTATTAATTGTTGGTCGAGGCGGTGGTTCTTTAGAGGACCTATGGCCATTCAATGAAGAGATTGTTGCTCGTGCAATATTTGAAAGCCAGCTACCGATCATTAGTGCCGTTGGACATGAAGTCGATTTTACTATTGCTGATTTTGTGGCTGATTTACGCGCAGCAACACCATCAGCAGCAGCGGAACTCCTTAGTCGAGATGTTCAAGATCAGTTAAAAGACTTAAAGTCACTTGAGCAGCAAATATCAATGGCGATAGATAATTTTATTTTAAAGAAAAATGAACAGTTACAAAAACTACGCCATCAATTACAAGCTCAGCATCCCCAAGTAAAACTGGCAAAACAACAAATTGATTTATTAGCCAAAAATCGTTCATTAAATACAGCAATGGAACAGATTATTCTATCCTATACAAATAAACTTTATCAGTTAGAAAATCGAATCAATCTATTATCGCCAAGTAATAAAATTCAGTATTATCGACAAATTGTCGTTCAAAAACAGCAACGTTTACAAGCATTAGCGCACCAATATTTAACTCAAGCCAAGCATCAAATTGCTATTCAAGCATCGCAACTTAATACTGTCAGCCCTTTAGCAACACTTGAACGAGGATATTCAATTACGACTGATAGTCAAAATCAGGTAATCCGTTCAGCAAAACAGCTTAAAACTGGCGATATCATTGCCACAAAAATGCCTAAAGCAATCATTACAAGTACTGTAACTGCAATCAAGGAGAATTAA
- the xthA gene encoding exodeoxyribonuclease III, producing the protein MKVISFNINSLRARIHQLEAIVNKYQPDVIGLQETKVHNDQFPAEELAHLGYHLSYHGQKGHYGVALLTKQQPLSVQCGFPFDDEGAQCRLIVTKLPSEKGDVTVINGYFPQGDSRDHETKFPAKAKFYQDLNRYIQEQSLNTELTMIMGDMNISHTDLDIGLPPESVKRWLRTGKCSFLPEEREWMNHLLSLGFIDTYREQNPSELQYSWFDYRSRGFDTNTGLRIDLILASQSLAPYCQATGIDLDIRAMDKPSDHAPIWADFKL; encoded by the coding sequence ATGAAAGTTATCTCATTTAATATAAATAGCCTAAGGGCACGTATTCATCAACTAGAAGCCATTGTTAATAAATATCAACCTGATGTCATTGGTCTGCAGGAAACTAAAGTCCATAATGATCAATTTCCAGCCGAAGAGTTAGCGCATTTAGGCTACCATTTAAGTTATCATGGGCAAAAAGGCCATTATGGTGTTGCTTTGTTAACTAAACAGCAACCACTATCTGTCCAGTGTGGTTTTCCATTTGATGACGAAGGGGCTCAATGTCGGCTGATTGTAACTAAATTACCGAGTGAAAAAGGTGATGTAACGGTTATTAATGGTTATTTTCCACAAGGCGATAGCCGGGATCATGAAACAAAATTTCCTGCAAAAGCTAAATTTTATCAAGATTTAAACAGATATATTCAAGAACAGTCGCTAAATACTGAGTTAACGATGATTATGGGTGATATGAATATTAGTCACACCGATTTAGATATCGGTCTCCCCCCTGAAAGTGTAAAACGTTGGCTAAGAACAGGAAAATGTTCTTTTTTACCCGAAGAAAGAGAGTGGATGAATCATCTTCTATCGCTAGGATTTATTGATACTTATCGTGAACAAAATCCAAGTGAATTGCAATACTCTTGGTTTGATTACCGCTCTCGTGGTTTTGATACTAATACAGGGCTACGTATTGATTTAATATTGGCAAGCCAATCTTTAGCTCCTTACTGTCAAGCGACAGGAATTGACTTGGATATTCGCGCAATGGATAAGCCATCAGACCATGCACCTATTTGGGCTGATTTTAAGCTATAA
- a CDS encoding YchE family NAAT transporter, which translates to MELQIYIKFLVGLFAIVNPVGLLPVFISLTDSLDSESRNQTNRMANIAVAVILIISLLAGSFILDIFGISLNSFRIAGGLLVVIIGMTMINGKLGENKQNKEDLHDSVSKTSVALVPLALPLMGGPGAITSMIVWGTNYNSIGYIIGFIICIFIFCACCWLLFRSAPFIIRTLGKSGLNVVTRIMGLLLMALGVEIMVGGIRNLFPGLL; encoded by the coding sequence ATGGAGCTGCAAATCTATATCAAATTTCTTGTTGGCTTGTTTGCGATAGTCAATCCCGTCGGTTTGTTACCTGTTTTTATCAGTCTAACGGATAGTCTTGATAGTGAATCGCGTAATCAAACTAACCGTATGGCAAATATTGCAGTTGCTGTCATACTAATTATTTCATTATTAGCGGGAAGTTTTATTCTTGATATTTTCGGTATATCACTTAACTCGTTTAGGATTGCTGGTGGTTTGTTAGTGGTGATTATTGGTATGACCATGATTAATGGTAAATTGGGTGAAAATAAGCAGAATAAAGAAGACTTACATGACTCAGTTAGTAAAACTAGTGTTGCGTTAGTTCCGTTAGCTTTACCATTAATGGGGGGACCAGGTGCGATTACTTCAATGATCGTTTGGGGGACTAACTATAATTCTATTGGTTATATCATTGGTTTTATTATCTGTATTTTTATTTTTTGTGCTTGTTGCTGGTTACTGTTTCGTTCGGCTCCATTTATTATCAGAACATTAGGTAAAAGTGGCTTAAATGTAGTTACTCGAATAATGGGACTCTTATTGATGGCGTTAGGGGTTGAAATTATGGTTGGTGGAATTCGTAATCTTTTTCCGGGTTTGCTATAG
- the tyrA gene encoding bifunctional chorismate mutase/prephenate dehydrogenase, translated as MTAELNVLRDEIDDVDKLILSLISKRQQLVSKVGEVKSQHGIPIYDPKRESEMLAKRRQEAEKIGVSPNVIEDILRRLMRESYNHENDKGFKKIYTGTGSIVIIGGNGQMGRLFTRLFTLSGYNVKVLGSKTMSQAAEMVADAAAVIVTVPINKTVDIIGQLPNLPKECILTDFTSIKQQPLLAMLKQHQGPVVGLHPMFGPDVPNLAKQIIVYCDGRESEKYQWLIEQMRIWGANLYAIAASEHDRCMSFIQALRHFTSFTYGVNLQREQANLEQLIALSSPIYRLELMMVGRLFAQDAQLYADIIMSSEDNIALIKRYYERFGAMVKLIEKGDKEAFINNFAQVTEWFGDYAGRFIKESQILLKLANDNRA; from the coding sequence ATGACGGCTGAATTAAATGTTTTACGTGATGAAATAGATGATGTTGATAAGTTGATTTTATCGTTAATCTCTAAACGACAACAATTAGTGTCAAAAGTTGGTGAGGTAAAAAGTCAGCATGGTATTCCTATTTATGATCCTAAGCGAGAAAGCGAAATGTTGGCTAAGCGCCGTCAAGAAGCTGAAAAAATAGGGGTTTCGCCAAATGTTATTGAAGATATTTTACGTCGTTTAATGCGAGAATCTTATAATCACGAAAATGATAAAGGTTTTAAAAAGATCTATACAGGAACTGGTTCAATAGTCATTATTGGTGGTAATGGGCAAATGGGGCGATTATTTACTCGTTTATTCACTTTGTCGGGCTATAATGTTAAAGTCCTTGGTTCTAAAACGATGTCTCAAGCCGCTGAAATGGTTGCTGATGCAGCGGCCGTTATTGTGACTGTACCGATTAATAAAACAGTTGATATTATCGGTCAATTACCGAATTTACCGAAAGAGTGTATTTTGACTGATTTTACTTCCATTAAACAACAACCATTGCTGGCCATGCTTAAACAACATCAAGGCCCTGTAGTTGGACTACATCCAATGTTTGGTCCAGATGTACCCAATTTAGCTAAACAGATTATTGTTTATTGTGATGGGCGTGAAAGTGAAAAATATCAATGGTTAATTGAACAGATGCGAATATGGGGCGCGAACCTTTACGCAATAGCAGCTTCTGAACATGATCGATGTATGTCATTTATTCAAGCTTTACGGCATTTCACTTCTTTTACTTATGGTGTTAATTTACAACGAGAACAAGCAAATTTAGAGCAGCTTATTGCACTTTCATCTCCTATTTATCGATTAGAATTGATGATGGTGGGTCGGTTATTTGCACAAGACGCACAACTATATGCAGATATTATTATGTCTTCTGAAGATAATATTGCCTTGATTAAACGCTATTATGAACGTTTTGGTGCCATGGTAAAATTAATCGAAAAGGGTGATAAAGAGGCATTTATTAATAATTTTGCTCAGGTAACCGAGTGGTTTGGTGATTATGCAGGCCGTTTTATTAAAGAGAGTCAGATCTTATTAAAATTGGCAAATGATAATCGCGCTTAG
- a CDS encoding LacI family DNA-binding transcriptional regulator produces MLETKKRRNTGQITLSDVAKLAGVGTMTVSRALRTPEQVSDKLRKKIESAVNTLGYKPNIAASLLASASANNLIVIVINRIFDNGSKIILDALQSRLTEQGYVTLIIESLHYYGREEQLLESIYNNNLAAIVLFYLEKNSPISRLINNKHIPTLHIGHEIKESSQTNITVDNMLAMSILTEHVIKKGYRHIGLLCGNHEHLIFQQRLHGWHKTMLAHHLPTHRVINAAKPANFTTGSQLLADFILNWPEIDALICTTDELACGVLYECQRRHIRVPYQLAVTGFGDSEFSQVSTPPLTTISLPYQQMGENAAVALLEQLKVETTKDKITLLSPMIKARASL; encoded by the coding sequence ATGTTGGAAACCAAAAAACGTCGAAATACAGGACAAATCACTTTATCTGATGTCGCCAAATTGGCTGGTGTCGGAACAATGACGGTGTCCCGGGCCTTAAGAACTCCTGAACAAGTTTCCGATAAGCTGCGTAAAAAAATAGAATCGGCAGTTAATACATTAGGCTATAAACCGAATATTGCAGCAAGCCTTTTAGCATCAGCAAGCGCAAATAATCTGATCGTGATTGTAATAAACAGGATCTTCGATAATGGTTCTAAAATTATTCTTGATGCTTTACAGTCACGCTTAACTGAGCAAGGTTATGTCACCTTAATAATAGAGTCTCTACACTACTATGGCCGAGAAGAACAACTATTAGAATCAATTTATAATAATAATTTAGCCGCGATAGTATTATTCTATCTGGAAAAAAATAGTCCGATAAGCCGATTAATTAATAATAAACATATTCCAACACTACATATTGGACATGAAATAAAAGAATCTTCACAAACCAATATTACTGTTGATAATATGCTCGCCATGTCAATATTAACTGAACACGTAATCAAAAAAGGCTATCGTCATATTGGTTTACTATGTGGTAATCATGAACATCTTATTTTTCAGCAACGCTTACATGGCTGGCATAAAACAATGCTAGCGCATCACTTACCGACTCATCGAGTGATCAATGCTGCAAAACCAGCTAATTTCACTACTGGTAGCCAGTTATTAGCTGATTTTATTCTTAACTGGCCGGAGATAGATGCATTAATTTGTACTACTGATGAACTAGCCTGTGGAGTTTTATATGAATGTCAGAGAAGGCATATTAGAGTACCTTACCAATTAGCGGTGACTGGATTTGGTGATAGTGAATTTAGTCAAGTGAGTACTCCACCACTGACGACAATCTCTTTACCATATCAACAAATGGGCGAGAATGCCGCAGTGGCGTTACTAGAGCAGCTTAAAGTTGAAACGACAAAAGATAAGATAACTTTATTAAGTCCAATGATTAAAGCACGAGCAAGCTTATAA
- a CDS encoding PTS sugar transporter subunit IIA has product MLSTWLTTQTINIIDSVDDWKQAIRLSAVPLLEEGIISPDYIQAIYHLHEKIGPYYVLAPGIAMPHARPEEGVNQLGLSMLLVKNGVKFNSIENDPVYLITLLAAPDSSSHLQMLTELAELFSASDEMQKIFKAQTVDDILTVVKQY; this is encoded by the coding sequence ATGTTATCGACATGGTTAACCACACAAACTATCAACATTATTGATTCGGTTGATGACTGGAAACAGGCTATCCGGCTTAGTGCTGTTCCATTACTGGAAGAGGGGATCATCTCTCCTGACTATATACAAGCTATTTACCATTTACATGAAAAGATTGGTCCTTATTATGTTTTGGCACCAGGAATTGCTATGCCACATGCGAGGCCCGAGGAGGGGGTTAATCAACTAGGGTTATCGATGCTACTGGTCAAAAATGGAGTGAAATTTAACTCAATTGAAAATGATCCTGTTTATCTCATTACATTATTAGCTGCTCCAGATAGTTCGAGTCATCTTCAAATGCTAACCGAGTTAGCTGAACTTTTTTCCGCCTCAGATGAAATGCAAAAAATCTTTAAGGCGCAGACGGTAGACGACATTTTAACTGTTGTAAAGCAATACTAA
- a CDS encoding PTS sugar transporter subunit IIB, which translates to MKIMAVCGSGLGSSFMVEMNIKKVLKKLNIDAEVTHADLASAIPDEADLFVMTKDLAASSGIPSAKLIVLNNIIDINDLESKLAEYFKIN; encoded by the coding sequence ATGAAAATTATGGCTGTTTGTGGTTCTGGTCTTGGCAGTAGTTTTATGGTTGAGATGAATATTAAAAAAGTACTTAAAAAATTAAATATTGATGCAGAGGTAACACATGCTGATCTTGCTTCCGCGATACCTGATGAAGCAGACTTATTTGTGATGACTAAAGATTTAGCTGCAAGTTCTGGTATACCTAGTGCCAAACTTATTGTTTTAAATAATATTATTGATATTAACGATCTTGAAAGCAAACTTGCTGAATATTTCAAAATAAATTAA